The DNA window TGTACGCCGTCGCGGGCGCCGAGCGGGCGCTCGAGGCGATCGAAGGGATCCGGGCCGAGCACAACCCCGATCTCAAGGCGATCGGCGTGCTGGTGAACCGGCTCCGGGTGCGCTCGCACGAGCACCAGTTCCGCATCGCCGAACTGCGGGAGTCGTTCGGGCACCTGGTGATGCCGACCGCGATCCCCGACCGGCTCGCGGTGCAGCAGGCGCAGGGCGCGTGCAGCCCGATCCACGAGTGGGCGTCGCCGGGGGCGCAGGAGATCGCGCTGACGTTCAACATGGTGCTGGCGAAGATCCTGCGGTCCAACCGGGCCGGCCGCCATCGCGTGCACGGGGAGGGCGAGGCCGAGCCGGAAAGCACGGCCGAGTCGACCGGGCCCATCCAGCGCATCCCCGTTCCCGGCGACTGAGCCGATGCCCGAGGGCGACACGGTCTTCCTCACCGGGAAGCGACTCGACAAGGCACTGGCGAGGAAAACGCTGCTGCTGAGCGATTTCCGGCATCCCGCACTGGCCACAGTGGACCTTTCGGGGCACGATGTGCTCGGCGTCGGCACCGTCGGCAAGCACCTGTTCACCCGCTTCTCCGGCGACCTGAGCCTGCACAGCCACCTGAAGATGGACGGCGCGTGGGAGGTGTACCCGAGCGGGCGGCGCTGGCGCAAACCCGCGCACCACGCACGGGTGGTGCTCGGTGTCGACGGGGCGCAGGCGGTCGGGTTCCGGGTGCACGACCTGGAAATCCTGCCGACCGCGCAGGAGCAGCGCCTCGTCGGGCACCTCGGCCCCGATCTCCTCGATCCACAGTGGACGGACGAGCACACGGACCGCGCGGCCGCCGCGCTGGCCGCGGCACCGGATCGCGAGCTGGGCGAGGCACTCCTCGACCAGCGGGTGATGGCGGGCGTCGGCAACGTGTACAAGGTCGAGGTCTCCTTTTCCCTCGGTGTCACCCCGTGGAGCCCGGTGTCCGATGTGGACGCTCGCGCCGCCGTGCTGCTCGCACGGAAGCTCTTGGCGGCCAACGCGTGGCGGTTCGACCGCAGCACCACCGGTGAGCAGGCGCGAGGGCGGCGGCACTGGGTTTACGAGCGCACGAGGCAGGGCTGTTTCCGCTGCGGCGGCCCGGTGCGCGTCGCGTCGCAGGGCGAAGGCGTGCACCAGCGCCCGACCTGGTTCTGCCCCCGCTGTCAGCGCGGCCCCTCCCCGGGATGAGGGACATCCACCGGTTTTCCCGCTACGATGGCGGCGTGACCGCGTACAAGCTCCCGCTGTACGGGCAGGACCGCGAGCGGGGCGATCTGGCTCCCTGAAGCGCCGCGTCTCCGCGTCGTTTCCCTTTATCCACCCGAAATTCTCCGGGAGCCTTGCTGTGCCTGAAAACCTGCACGATTTCGTCGCGTCCCTGCCCAAGGCCGAGTTGCACGTCCACCTGCTCGGCGCGGCCACCGTCGACACGGTGCTCGACCTGGCCCGCCGCCACCCCTCGGCCGGGGTGCCGACCGAACGGGCCGCGTTGGCGGAGTTCTACACCTTCCGCGACTTCGACCACTTCCTCCGGGTGTACTGGGCGGTGCAGTCGATGATCACCGGCCGGAACGACGTCCACACCCTGGTCACCGGGCTCGCGCGGGACCTCGCCGCGCAGAACGTGCGGTACGCGGAAGTCACCGTGACGCCGTACAACCACCTCCTCGACGGCCTTTCCGGCGACGACCTGCTCGACGGCCTCGCCTCCGGGCGGGCGGCGGCCGCCCGGGACCACGGGGTGGACCTGGCGTGGTGCTTCGACATCCCGGGTGAGAAGGGCGTCAAGGCGGGGCGGGAAACGCTCGCGTTCGCGCTCGGCGAACGGCCGGACGGGCTGGTCTCCTTCGGCCTCGGCGGGCCGGAAACCGGTGTCGGGCGGGCGTTGTTCACCCCGATGTTCACCGCGGCGCGCGAAGCGGGCCTGCGCAGCGTGCCGCACGCGGGCGAGACCACCGGGCCGGCCACGATCTGGTCCGCGGTGCACGATCTCGGCGCGGAGCGGATCGGGCACGGCACCAGTGCCGCGGCGGATCCGCGGCTGCTCGAACACCTTGCGGAGCACCGGATCCCGCTCGAGGTGTGCCCGACGTCGAACGTGTGCACGCGCCAGGTCGACTCGATCGAAGCGCATCCCGTGCGCCGCATGCTCGACCACGGCGTCACGGTGACACTGAACACCGACGATCCCGGGATGTTCGACGCCACGCTCAACGGCGAGTACGTCGCCGTCGCCGAAGCGCTCGGGCTCACCCGCGGCGAAATCGCGCAGCTGGCCCGCAACGCGATCACCGCGTCGTTTCTGGCCGGTTCCCGCCGCGACGCGCTGCTCGCGGAGATCGATTCCGTCGCTGTGGCCTCCGGGGCGTGATCGGCAAAATCGGTTGCCGGTTCCCGCGTACGCGCCTAGCGTGGCCAGTACACGAGAAGGGAGGTGGTCCAAAGTTGAAGAACTACAGGACTCGTGAGGTGGCTGTCCGTTAACGGACTCCACGCGTAGGACTTTCCCGCAGGGACTTCTTCCGACCACCTGTCGGCTCGTCTCCTGTGTCGCGTGTCAGCCTGTTGACGAATACCAGGCAGTCACCGGACCCCCGATGCTTCCGAGACCCAGTCCTGCTCGGAACTCGAACGACTGACGGCGTTCGAGAAGAGCATCGGGGGTCTCTTCATGTATCCCGGTTTTCGCGGAAGGTCCCCCGTGCTGAAGATCGACGAACCCCTGCGCACCGAACGGCTCGTCCTGCGCCCCTTCGCCGACGGCGATCTCGATGCCCTGCACGCGATCCACTCGCGCGAGGACGTCACCCGGTACCTCTACCTCGAGCCTCGCGACCGCGTGGAATGCGCGGAGGCGCTGGAGAAGCGCGTCGCGGGCACGTCGATCACCGAGCCGGGTCAGGCGCTCGCGATCGCGGTCGTGCTCGCGGAGACCGGCGAGGTCATCGGCGACCTGTACTTCGAGTGGCTCAGCGAAGAGCACCGCAGGGCGGAAATCGGGTTCGTCTTCCATCCGGACCACTACGGCCGAGGGTATGCGACGGAGGCCGCGCGAGAACTGCTCCGGCTCGGTTTCGACTGCCTCGGTCTCCATCGCGTCATCGGACGCTGTGACGCGCGCAACATCGCGTCCGCGACCGTGCTCGGCAAGCTCGGCCTCCGTGAGGAGGCGCGTCTGCGTGAGAACGAATTCGTCAAGGGCGAGTGGGTCGACGAACTGGTTTTCGCGATCCTCGACCGGGAATGGCGGGCGCGGCAGCCCTGACGCACCGGTGCGACCTGCGCCACCGGTGCGCACGGCCGCCTCGCGGGGCGGCGGGGCGTGGGGCAGCATGGGGCCGTGCTCTTCGAGAAGATCGTCCGCCCCGCCCTGTACCGGCTCGGCAAGAACGACCCGGAAACGGTGCACGAGCGCACCGTTCGCGTGCTCGGCAGGCTCGGTACCGTGCCGCCCGCGCTGGCCGCGCTGCGGCGGTACTACGGCACGGACGATCCGGTCACGGTGTTCGGGTTGCGGTTCCCCAACCGGGTGGGGCTGGCGGCGGGGATGGACAAGGACGGGCGCGCGCTCGCCGCGTGGCCCGCGCTCGGGTTCGGGTTCGTCGAAGTCGGCACGGTGACGAAGTTGGCGCAGCCGGGGAATCCGAAACCGCGCCTGTACCACCTTCCCGACAGCCAGGCCGTGATCAATCGGATGGGGTTCAACAACTCCGGTGCCGACGCGCTCGCGGAACGCCTTGCCACGCAAGGGAAACCGCCGGTGCCGCTCGGGGTCAGCATCGGCAAGTCCAAGGCGGCCTCGCTCGAGGAGGCCGTCGGCGACTACCAGGCGTCGCTGCGCGCGCTGTACCCGCACGCGGACTACTTCGCGGTGAACGTCAGCTCTCCGAACACCGCGGGCCTGCGCGCGCTGCAAGACCGTTCGGCGCTCACCGACCTGCTCGCCGAGCTTCAGCGGACCTCGTCGTCGCTCGCTGCCGATGCCGGGCGCGAGCCGACTCCGCTGCTGGTGAAGGTGGCGCCCGATCTGTCCGACGAAGCGCTCGGCGAACTGCTGGAAGTGTGCGACGAGCACGGTGTGGCCGGGTTGATCGCCACGAACACCACGCTCGCGCGGGATGGTCTCGCCGGGACCGACGCGCATCTGGGCAAGGAGGTCGGTGGCCTGTCCGGGCGTCCGCTGGCGAACCGGGCGCGCGAGGTGGTGCGGTTCGTGCACTCCCGCACCGGGGGGAAGCTCCCGATCATCGGCGTGGGCGGCATCCTCGGCGCGCACGACGCGCGATTGATGCTCGACGCGGGCGCGAGCCTTGTGCAGCTCTACACCGGCTTCGCGCTGAACGGGCCGGGGCTGGTCCGCACCGTCGCCCGCGGCGTCGCCGCCCGCTGACCCGTCCCGTTAGGACAGTCCACTTAGGACACCAAAGAAATCCGCGACCCGAATACCCGTACGGCATCTGATAGTACAAACCCCCACCCGACCCGGGGGCGACCCACGGTCCATTCTACCCGCGTCCGGTGTTACGGCGGGCGCCGAAAGCAGGTTGTGGACAACCCGGCCCGCTGTGGACAGTGGTTTGCCCGCGGCGCGGAAATGTGCTTCGGGAAGCTACGACAATTCGCGCAGCGCGATCGCCAGGCCGGCGAGGTGGTCCGTGGCGTCGGTGAGTGCTTCCTTCGACGCCTGCATCCCGCCCGCGCTCGCTGCGACGGCCTTGCCCGCGGCCGCCACCAGGCTGCCGTACCCGTCGAGGCCGTCGGTGAGCTGTTCGGTGAGGGTGCCGATCGCCGAGTCCAGCGCACCGTGCTCGCCGGGCGGTGACGCGTCGCGCGCCCGCTCCACGGCCTGCAACCGGCCGGCCAGCCCGCGCAGGGCGTTCGCGGCTTCCTTCGCGGTCGCGCGGGCGTCTTCGACCGACACGAGCGGAACCGAGGTGGTTTCCGCCGCGGCCGGCGTCTCCAGCTGCCGGAGCAGCTCCGCCAGCGACGCCTCGCTCTCGGCCAGCCGTTCCATCGGCGCGCGAGCGGCCGAGGACTGCGGCGGCAACGGCGGCGGGCCCTTCTGCGTGATCTCCGGGATCCGGACCTTGCGCAGCTGCGCGATGCGGATCCCGGAGCGCACGATCAGCGCGCCGGACACCACCGCCACCGCGATTCCCCCGAACGCCGCCTCCAGCCCGCCGGCGTTGCCCAGCATTCCCGCCGCGGCGCCGAACGCCCACAGCGCCGCCAGGATCGTCAGCACGATCCAGAGCGTCAGCGCGCGCGATGCCCGCCGCTTCTGCCGGGCGAGCTTCGCCGCGGGATCCTTCCACTGCGCCCACTTCGACCGCGCCTCTTCCACCGCGGGCGGCAGGTTCACCCGCATCGAGGACATCGACGGCATGGACGGCATCGGGGGCATCGCCGGACGGGACCGCGCCTGCCGGGGCGGGCGCGGCTGATCCGTTCCTGACGACCGCGACGCGCTCCGGCCGCCTTCCTGCCCTTCGGGCGGGAAGTACCGCTGGAGCTTTTCCTGCGCGCGCTGGGCGTAGTCGGGCAAGCGTTCGATGTGCTTTTCGAGCTTCGCGTTGAACTCGCTGAAATCCCGCTTACCCGACCCCATCGGCTCAGGCCTGGTTCTTCTGCTGTTCGGCCTGGACCCGCGCCTGGATCTCCTGCTGGATGTTCGCGCTCGGCTTCGCCGCGGACTCGGCCGCCTTACCAGCCGAACCGTCGGTGACCTGCGCGACCGAGTCACCGCGCATCGACGCGCGGATCTGCTCCAGCCGGGAGTGGCCCGCCATCTGCGTCGTCGACTGCTGGACCTCGAGCATCCGGCCCTGCACCGAGTTCTGCGCCAGCTCCGCCGAGCCCAGCGCCGTGGTGTAGCGCTTCTCGATCTTCTCGCGGACCTCGTCGAGCGACGGGGTGTTGCCCGGCGCGGCGAGCTCGGTCATCGAGTTCAGCGAAGCCGAGACCTTTTCCTGCATCTTGGCCTGCTCCAGCTGCGAGAGCAGCTTGGTGCGCTCGGCCAGCTTCTGCTGCAGCATCGCCGAGTTGCGCTCGACGGCCTTCTTCGCCTGCTCGGCGGCCTGCAGCGACTGGTCGTGCAGGGTCTTCAGGTCCTCGATGCTCTGCTCGGCGGTGACGAGCTGCGCGGCGAAGCTCTCGGCCGCGGTCTCGAACTCGGTCGCCTTCTGCTCGTCGCCCTTCGAGCGCGCCTCGTCGGCGAGGACGAGCGCCTGGCGGGTGGAAGCCTGCAGCTTCTCGACCTCGCCCAGCTGCCGGTTCAGCTTCATCTCCAGCTGCCGCTGGTTGCCGATCACCGATGCGGCCTGCTGGGAGAGCGCCTGGTGGTTGCGCTGCGCCTCCTCGATGGCCTGCTGGATCTGCACCTTGGGGTCCGCGTTCTCATCGATCTTCGCCGAGAACGCCGCCATGAGGTACTTCCAGAACTTCACGAACGGGTTGGCCATCTCCTCCGCCTGCCTTCTTGCGTCCCACTTGGTTTGTCGACCCGTGTGTGGGGCGTCACTCGTCCACTCGGCCGACGCGGCACCGACCCTCGGTGGCGTCCGGTCCAGTCAACTTGGCAACGTCCCTACCCCGGCGTTGAGTTCCATCGTGTCAGGTTGACGTCCGCCGTTCCAGGCGACCCCACGTATTTCAGGGATCGCCCGGATCCGATTCGTCCCCCAACGTGAAAGACCCCGAGCCCGCGGCTCAGGGTCTTCACGGTCAGCTCACACGAGCCCTAAGCGGCGATCGTCGCCGCCATCTTCGGCCCGGAGATCGTGGTCCGCAGCGCCGTACCCACCATGTTGGTGGAAACCCGCAGGTCGGAGAGGTCGTTGCCGATGACCTCCGGTACCAGGCTGCCGCCTTCGAACTCCCCTGCCGACGCATCGGCGCCCTTGCGCTCGCGCGCCGCGGCCTCGCCGCGCTCCGCGTGCTCGGCGGTCTCGGGCAGCGGCGCCACCTCGACCTCGCTGAGCGCGGACACATCGGCCGCCACGTGGTGCAGCAGCTCGCCGAGCGGGAGCTCCAGCGCGTCGCAGATCGACGCCAGCAGCTCGCTGGACGCCTCCTTCTGGCCCCGCTCCACCTCGGACAGGTAACCCAGGCTCACCCTGGCGGCGCGGGAGATGTCGCGCAGCGTGCGACGCTGGTTGGTGCGGGCATGACGGAGCCGATCACCGATCGCCTCACGCAACAGCACGGTCATCACGCGCCTCCCTTCCCAGAACTAGTACCCACCACGTTACCCAGTCCGGCCCGCCGAACGCAGAAGTTGACACGGACGTACGCCAAGGGCGAACGCGCCGATCACCTCAGATGTTCCCGGAGCAGCTCCAGCGCCGCCCGCACCGAAGCGGCCCTGACCTGCGCCCTGTCCCCTTCGAACCAGTGCGTCCGCACCGTCCTGACCTCGGGGCCCGCGAGTCCGATGTGCACCGTTCCCGGACCGATGCCGTCCTGCTCCGCGGGACCGGCGACGCCGGTGAGCCCGATCCCCCAGTCCGCGCCGCACCGCCCCCGACCGCCCTCGGCCAGCTGCGCGGCCACCTCGGGGTGCACCGCGCCGTGCCGCGCCAGCAGATCGGGGTCGACGTCGGCCAGCGCGGCCTTCAGATCGGTCGCGTAGACCACAAGGCCGCCGCGCACGACCGCGCTGGCGCCCGACACCTCGGTGAGCGTCGCGCACACCAGGCCCGCGGTGAGTGATTCGGCCGTCGCGACCGTCTGCCGCCGCGACACCAGCTCGGCGAGCACGCCCTTCGCCAGCGGTTTCAGCTCGGCGGCCAGGGAATCGTGGCGCTCAGCCACCGGAGACCGCCCGCTCCCCCGCCGCGCGCAGCCGGACCGCGCGCACCACGTAGTCGACGCCGGTGACGACGGTGAGCAGCAGCGCGGCACCCATCAGCACCCAGCGCACCACGTCCAGCGACGCGGGCAGCGGCAGCAGGTAGGCCACGATCGCGGCGATCTGGGTCATCGTCTTCGCCTTGCCGCCCCGGCTCGCCGGGATGACCCCGTGGCGGATCACCCAGAACCGCAGCAGCGTCACCCCGATCTCGCGCACCGCGATCACCGCGGTCACCCACCAGCCCAGCTCGCCCAGCACCGACAGGCCGATCAGCGCGGCCCCGATCAGCGCCTTGTCCGCGATCGGGTCGGCGATCTTGCCGAAATCGGTGATCAGCCCGTACTTGCGCGCGACCCAGCCGTCCACCTGGTCGGTCAGCGACGCCAGCGCGAACAGCGCGGTCGCGATCGCCCGCCACGACGTGTCGGTGCCGTCGCCGGCGAACAGCGCGCCGACGAACAGCGGCACCAGCGCCAGCCGGGACATGGTCAGGAAGTTCGCGAGGTTGAGCGTCGGCACGGGCGTCGGCGGCGGCGTGTGCGCCTCACGGCCCGCCCCCTCACCCGCCTCCGCCGGCCCCGGTGCGGCGGCACTCACCGTCCGGCGTCCTCACCCGGCGCGACCGGGCGCACGATCAGGTCCACCCCGGCCGAGTCCACCACCTCGCACCGCACCAGCTGCCCCTTGCCGACCTCGGCCGCGTCGAGCAGCACGCATTCGCCGTCGACCTCGGGCGCCTGGTGCGCGGCACGGCCAGCCGGGTCGTCCCCGGTCTCCGCCGCGGTCCGCTCCACGAGCACGTCGACGATCTCGCCGATCCGCTCCTCGGCGCGCTGCGAGGTCAGTTCCTCGACCAGGGCCGAGATCCGCGCGACGCGGGCGGCCACGACGTCCTCGGGCACCTTGTCGTCGAAGGTTTCGGCCTCGGTGCCGTCCTCGTCGGAGTAGCCGAACACGCCGACGGCGTCGAGCCGCGCCTCGGTGAGGAAGCGCGCCAGCTCGTCGACATCGGACTCCGTCTCGCCGGGGAAGCCCACGATGACGTTCGTCCGGATCCCCGCCTCCGGCGTGTACCCGCGGATCTGCTCGATCAGCGCGAGGAAGGACTCGGTGGAGCCGAAGCGGCGCATCCGCCGCAGCACGCGCTCGCTCGAGTGCTGGAACGACAGGTCGAAGTAGGCCGCCGCGCCAGGCGTGGTCGCGATGACCTTCACCAGCCCCGGCCTGGTCTCGGCCGGCTGCAGGTAGGAGACGCGGACGCGCTCGATCCCCTCGACCTCGGCGAGCATCGGCACCAGCAGCTCGAGCGCCCGCGTGCCGCCGTGCTCGCGCCCGAAGTCCTTGCCGTAGGACGTCGAGTTCTCGCTGACCAGGAACAGTTCCTTGACTCCGTGCTCGGCGAGCCACCGCGCCTCGGCGACGATCTCGGCGGGCTGCCGCGACACGAACGAGCCGCGGAACGACGGGATCGCGCAGAACGCGCACCGCCGGTCGCAGCCGGAGGCGATCTTCAACGCGGCCACGGGCGCGTCGTCGAGCCTGGTGCGCAGCACCCGCGGGCCCCAGCCCTGCTGGGCGTGCCCTGGCACGGTGACCTCGTCGGCCGCGGCGGGGCGCTGGACGGGGCTGATCGGCAGCAGGGTGCGGCGGTCGGCCGGCACGTGCGAGGCGATCCGGTGCCCCGAGACGATGTCGCCGAGCCGCTCGGCCAGCTCCGGGTAGTGGTCGAAGCCCAGCACGGCGTCCGCTTCGGGCAGGCTCTCGGCCAGCTCGGCGCCGTAGCGCTCGGCCATGCAGCCCACCGCGACGACCTTCGCGCCGGTGTCGGCCGCGGCCAGCAGCGTGTCCACGGAGTCCTTCTTCGCCGACTCGACGAACCCGCACGTGTTGACCACGATCACGTCCGAGGACTCCGGCTCCTCGGCCAGCTCCCAGCCGCCAGCGGCCAGCCGTCCCGCCAGCTCCTCCGAGTCGACCTCGTTGCGGGCGCAGCCCAGCGTCAGCAAGGAGACCCGGCGGCCGTCGGCGCCGCTCGCGGAGTCGAGTTCGGGATCAGTGGTGGGAGAAGGCACGCCGTTCAGGGTAGCTGTCGGGTACGCCGCGCCCCGCCCCGTGCCCCCACGGAGGCGGCCAGGCTAACGTCGGGGAGTGCCCACTGATCAGGACAGCGCGCTCGTCGTACGCCGAGCCAGGATCGCCGACGTGCGCAAGATCAAGGCCCTTGTCGACTCCGACGCCGGCCGCGTGCTGCTGGAGAAGGAACTGGTCACCCTGTACGAGAACGTGCAGGAGTTCTGGGTCGCCGAACAGGCAGGCGAAGTGCTCGGCTGCGGCGCGCTGCACGTGCTGTGGGAAGACATCGCCGAGGTCAGGACGATCGCGGTGGCCAAGCAGGCGCGCGGGCAGGGCATCGGCTACGCACTCGTCGGGCAGCTCCTCGACCTCGCCGCGGAACTGGGCCTGCGCCGCGTGTTCGTGCTGACCTTCGAGACGAGCTTCTTCGCCCGCCACGGGTTCACCGAGATCGACGGCACGCCGGTGACCCAGGAGGTCTACGACGAGATGCGGCGTTCGGTCGACCCCGGTGTCGCCGAGTTCCTCGACCTGCCGTTCGTCAAGCCGAACACCCTCGGCAACGCCCGCATGCTGCTGGAGCTCGACCAGCGCCCCTGATCACTTCTCGCCGAGGATCGCGTCCCGGAACTTCTTCGCCCTCGCCTGCGTCGCGGAGCGGCAGACCGGGTCGGTCCAGTCCCTGCCCTTCATCTCCGGGTCGTCGATCCCGTTCTCCCGCACTTCGAGCCGCACGTTGCCGTCGAGGACGTTGAGCTCGCAGTCCGGTTTCTGGTTCGGGATGTCGAGCACCGGTTTCTGCCACGCGGCGCGATCCCCGATCCCGAGGTCCTTCGCCTCTTCGTTGCCGTTGCGGATGCCCGCCTCGAAGTAGCCGGTCGCCTCCTCGGTGCCGGCGGGGTAGCCGCGCGGATCGGTGCTGTACATCGTCGCGTCGACGCTGATCACCTTCGCCCTGGAGGCACCGGGCGTCTCCTGCCGGAAGCTGCACGACATCAGGTACTCCGGATAGGTGCTGCCCTCCTTCGGCGCGCTCCTCGCCGTCCTCGGATCGAGGGCGGGCAGGTCGGGCAGCTTGCTCGCGACCTCCTGGCACGTCGGCAGCTTCGTGTACTTGTCCGGCGCCGCGGTCGGCTTGGGCGGTGCGGGCGGCGGCCCCGAGGGCTGCGCCTGCGACGGCTCGTCATCGTCACCGGTGAACACCACGATCGCGACGACCGCGAGCACCAGCACGACCACGCCGGCGGCGATCCCGGCGATGAGCCCCGTCTTCGGCTTCTTCGGTGGCGGGTAGCCCTGGCCCTGCTGGGGATAGCCGTACGGCGGCTGCCCGAAGTTCTGCTGGGGGTTTTGGTGGGGGTACCCCTGCTGGGGACGGCCGCCCTGCTGGTAGGGCCCGCCCTGGTAGGGCTGCTGCGGTGATCCCGGATGCACGACGAGGACCGTACCGCCACCGCCATCGGGGTGACCGCAGATCCAGCACATCGTGTCGTGACTCTTCTAGTAATTACTCGAAGAGTCTTGACTAGACGATTCGTGGCCGCGCATGCTGGTGCCGTGCCCACCTCGCCAGCGACGCCCGCCACCCAGCTCACCGTCGAGCAGCTCGCGGTCGCCGTCGACCTCCCCACCAGCACGATCCGCATGTACCAGACCAAGGGCCTGCTGCACGCGCCTCGGCGGCAGGGGCGCACCGCCCGGTACGACCGGTCGCACCTCGACCGGCTGCGGCTCGTGCAGCGCCTGCAGACGCGCGGGTTCTCGCTGCCCGCGATCGCGGAACTGATCGAGGCGCGCGAGCGCGGCGCGAACGTCGCCACCGTGCTGGGCCTCACCGGCTCCGCGGGCCCCGACGACTGGGTCCCGCTGCGGCTGCGCGACCTCCGCAAGCTCATCCCCGCCCGCGACCTCCGGCCGCGGCTGCTCCGGCGGGCGGGCGAGCTCGGCATGCTGCGCTGGCGGCGCGGGCGCCCGCACACGCGGCGCTGGGCGCTGGAAAGCGGGATCAGAGTGGTCAACCTGACCGTGCCGCCCGACGAGGTGCTCGATCAGCTCGAACGGCTGCGCGCGGTGACCGACGGGATCGCGGCCGACTTCGTCGGTGTGTTCGAACGGCGGCTTTGGCCCCAGCTCGCCGCCGACGCGGCCGCCGAGGACCAGCTCAACCAGGTGCGGGCGCTCCTGCTGGAACTGACCGAAACCGCCGAGACCGTCGTTCTCGGTGCCTTGCGCGAAGCGATCAGGGAAGCCGCCGAATCCTTCGCGGAACGCCACGCGCTCCTGCCCGCGGACGGGGCCGAACCGCCGTGGGCGAGCGATCCCGTCCCGGTGCTGTCACCGGAGGGCCCCGACGGCGTCACCGTGCCGGAAGACCAGGTGCTGGAACGGTTCCTGGCCGGACAAGACGAAGAGGACGCCGAAGAGTCCGAAAAGGACGGAAGATGACCACCTTCGTCACCGACCCAGCCTGGCGCGCCCAGCCCCGCGACGAAGGTGTCGTCGTGTACGCGGGCGCGGACCAGACCTACCTGATCCCCGATCTCACCCGGCACCAGGTCGACGGTGTCACGCGCTTGTTCGAGCAGGACGCCATCGACCCCGCCGAGATCGCCGAGGACGTGCGCCCGCTGCTGCCGAGGCTGCGCTCGCTCGGCGCGCTGCGCCCGGCGGTGCTGCCGTCCCGCGAGACGCCGCGGCGGCTGCGCGTCGGAGTGCGCGCGACCGGTCCCCTGCCGACCGCGTTGACCGTGGCGCTGTACGAGGCGTTCCCGCCGGTGGCCTCGCCCGAGCTCGACCTCGTCGTGCGCACCGCCGGCACGCTGCGCGACCTCGCGTCGCTCGCGGCGGAGCTGACCCGGCCCCATCTGCTGCTCGATCTCGCTTACCACCACACGATTTCACTGGGCC is part of the Amycolatopsis sp. CA-230715 genome and encodes:
- the rimO gene encoding 30S ribosomal protein S12 methylthiotransferase RimO; translation: MPSPTTDPELDSASGADGRRVSLLTLGCARNEVDSEELAGRLAAGGWELAEEPESSDVIVVNTCGFVESAKKDSVDTLLAAADTGAKVVAVGCMAERYGAELAESLPEADAVLGFDHYPELAERLGDIVSGHRIASHVPADRRTLLPISPVQRPAAADEVTVPGHAQQGWGPRVLRTRLDDAPVAALKIASGCDRRCAFCAIPSFRGSFVSRQPAEIVAEARWLAEHGVKELFLVSENSTSYGKDFGREHGGTRALELLVPMLAEVEGIERVRVSYLQPAETRPGLVKVIATTPGAAAYFDLSFQHSSERVLRRMRRFGSTESFLALIEQIRGYTPEAGIRTNVIVGFPGETESDVDELARFLTEARLDAVGVFGYSDEDGTEAETFDDKVPEDVVAARVARISALVEELTSQRAEERIGEIVDVLVERTAAETGDDPAGRAAHQAPEVDGECVLLDAAEVGKGQLVRCEVVDSAGVDLIVRPVAPGEDAGR
- a CDS encoding amino-acid N-acetyltransferase, with the protein product MPTDQDSALVVRRARIADVRKIKALVDSDAGRVLLEKELVTLYENVQEFWVAEQAGEVLGCGALHVLWEDIAEVRTIAVAKQARGQGIGYALVGQLLDLAAELGLRRVFVLTFETSFFARHGFTEIDGTPVTQEVYDEMRRSVDPGVAEFLDLPFVKPNTLGNARMLLELDQRP
- a CDS encoding proline-rich domain-containing protein is translated as MHPGSPQQPYQGGPYQQGGRPQQGYPHQNPQQNFGQPPYGYPQQGQGYPPPKKPKTGLIAGIAAGVVVLVLAVVAIVVFTGDDDEPSQAQPSGPPPAPPKPTAAPDKYTKLPTCQEVASKLPDLPALDPRTARSAPKEGSTYPEYLMSCSFRQETPGASRAKVISVDATMYSTDPRGYPAGTEEATGYFEAGIRNGNEEAKDLGIGDRAAWQKPVLDIPNQKPDCELNVLDGNVRLEVRENGIDDPEMKGRDWTDPVCRSATQARAKKFRDAILGEK
- a CDS encoding MerR family transcriptional regulator → MPTSPATPATQLTVEQLAVAVDLPTSTIRMYQTKGLLHAPRRQGRTARYDRSHLDRLRLVQRLQTRGFSLPAIAELIEARERGANVATVLGLTGSAGPDDWVPLRLRDLRKLIPARDLRPRLLRRAGELGMLRWRRGRPHTRRWALESGIRVVNLTVPPDEVLDQLERLRAVTDGIAADFVGVFERRLWPQLAADAAAEDQLNQVRALLLELTETAETVVLGALREAIREAAESFAERHALLPADGAEPPWASDPVPVLSPEGPDGVTVPEDQVLERFLAGQDEEDAEESEKDGR